Within the Limibacillus sp. genome, the region TGAATAAGCCGCGGAAAGGGGCACCTCCATCGTCTCGATAGCCCGCAGCTTGATGGAGAGGTTCTCGCCACTCTGGCCTGCCAGCCCCAACGCAGCCACTGCGCCCCCCAACGGGCCACCAACGCCGAGGTCGCCGCCTCGGACGTTCACGATCGCCACATCCGGCAAGGCCGCCAAGCGGAGGCGGCTTTTGTTCGCGTCTCCATTCATGCCTGAGTAAAGAGACTGCGAAGCGGTCGGCTGCGCCCAGCACGCGCCGGGCCGCGATGCTTCGGGCTTCTGGTCTCCTTCAGCCCCCGCAGCGGCAGCATGACAACCGACATTCTTGGTGGCGGGCAGCGCCATGCGTCCGCCGTTGTATGTCTCCAACTCGTCGGTCAGGTCGATGTACCCGAGGTTGAGGTAGCCCAACTCGAAGCGGCCGGAGTCTTTGACCGCCAAACGTAGGTCTCCGACGAAGACATCCTCCCTCAAGGGATAGATCGGGATCAAACCGTAGCTGCTAAGCGTCGTGGACCATTGGTCTTTAACGGAAACACGCGGCGGACTGGCGCAGGCCGAGAGGATCAGCGCTGCGGCAAGCAAGCAAAGAACAGATTTCGGGCAAAATGGTATAATCTTCATAACTGAAACCCTAAGTATAACAGGGTACAGTCTAGTTTAACTATTATACAGTTTGAACGTTTAAATTGTTACATACGATTATATGCTACTTTTAATAGTTTTATTTATTATTTATAAGAAGAAACGCCCAAGAATTCATAATACTCACGCATGCCGTAACCTATCCGGGTAGTAGGCGACGATCAGGCGGAAGACCGGCAGCAGCGTCGCGGCCATGAAGAGCTTCGCGCCGAAGTCGCCCAGCGCCCAGGTGACCCAGGGCAAGCCGGTCGCCGCGAAGGCCAGCGAGAAGAAGAGCGCGGTGTCCACCGCCGAGCCCAGAAGGCTGGAGACCAGCGGCGCCTTCCACCAGGTCTGCCGACGCAGACGGTCGAAGACCCAGACATCCAGGAGCTGTGCGACCAGAAAGGCGCTGCCCGAAGCGATGGCGATGCGCAGGTCGACCAACAGCGAGAGCGCCACGCCCAGCGCGAAGCCCACATAGACCACGCGGCGCGCGCTGCCCGCGCCCAGAAGACGGTTGGTCGTGTCGGTCACCAGAAACGCGATCGGATAGGAAAAGGCGCCCCAGGTCAGCCAGTCGTTGATCGGATGCTGCACCAACTCATTGGAAAGCACGATGACCAGCGCCATCGCGATCACGGGCGGCAACAGCAACAACAGCGGGTTCTTGGCGGCGGCCATGGTCTCAATTCCTCGTTCTCGGGTCGGGCTTTTGGGGCGCTAGGCTTTATGCCTTCATACCACCGCTGTCAATCGCGGGCGGCTTCCTCGCGCGCCTGACGGCGATAGGCGTGGTAGGAGACCGGCAGCATTGAAAGATAGAGCAGGCAGGCGAAGGTCATGGCGAGCCAGGGATTGGTCAGCAGCAAGCCGACGAAGGCCGCAAAGACGATCAGGAGCGGCAGGACGTACTCCCGCTTCACCCTTTGGCGCTTCAAGGAAAAGGTCGGCAGCGTGCTGACGGCGAGCAAGCCGATCAGGATCAGGTAGACCGCGATCAGGAAGGGCAGATCCTCCGCGATCCGAACGCCCAGGAAGTCGAGGAAGAGCGGCAGCAACGCCAACGCGCCGACCGCCGGGGCGGGCACTCCGGTGAAGTAGGCGCCTGTCCAGGCCGGCTTGGATTTATCCGTCGAGGTCACGTTGAAGCGCGCCAGCCGCAACCCGCAGCAGATGGCCAGGATCATGGCCGCCAACCAGCCCGCGGGTCCGGTCCCTTGCAGCAGCGCCACGTAGACCAGCAGCGCGGGCGCAACCCCGAAGTTGACAAAATCGGCCAGGGAGTCGAGCTCGGCCCCGAAGCGCGTCGTCCCGCGCAGAAGGCGCGCCACCCGCCCGTCTATGCCGTCCAGAAAGGCCGCCAGCAGGATCATCACCACGGCGGTGCCGTAGCGCCCTTCAATCCCAAGGCGCATGGAGGTCAGACCGGCGCAGAGCGCCAGCACCGTCACCAGGCTGGGGATCAACTGGCGGATCGCCAGTTTGGGTTTTTTGTCCAGCTCGCTCATGGCTTTCAGGCCGGCTCCCTCTCCTACTCCAGGCTGGCGGCGCGGGCCGCCTCCTTGGACTTCGTATCGGCCAGCACGGTCTCGCCCGCCACCATGGTCTGGCCGACACTCACAAGCGGCGCCACGCCCTTGGGCAGATAGACATCGACCCGGCTGCCGAAGCGGATCAGGCCGAAGCGCTGACCAGCGCGCAGATGCACGCCCTCCTCCACCTCGCAGAGAATCCGCCGCGCCACCAGGCCGGCGATCTGCACGACCCCGAAAGAGTCACCCCCCGCGGTCTCGATGACAAGGCCGTTGCGCTCGTTCTCCTCGCTCGCCTTGTCGAGGGAGGCGTTCAGGAACTTGCCGGGATGGTACGCGATGCGGGTCACCTCACCGGGCACCGGCGCGCGGTTCACATGGCAGTTGAAGACGTTCATGAAGGTCGCGACGCGCATCAGCGGCTCTTCGCCCAAGCCCAGTTCGACCGGCGGCACCGCCTCCTCCACCAGGCAGACCACGCCGTCGGCGGGCGCGATCACCAGTCCCTCGCGCTGAGGCACCGCGCGCGGCGGGTCGCGGAAGAAGTAGTAGCACCAGACGGTGGCCGCGGCGCCCAACCAGCCCAAAGGCTCCCAAAGCAAAAACAGCAGAGCCGCAACCGCGGCGAAGATGGCGATGAAACGCACACCCTCGCGGTGAATCGGCACCGCCACGATCTTCAGCATGTCCATTTCTCAGTCGTCCCTTGCCAGTGGCACCGCTCCAGACTTCCCGCCTGGGCGGTGATCGCCGCTGAATTCGGCTGAAGCCATAGCAGCCGCCGTGGCTTTAATCACGGAAAACCGGTCCTTCAATCCGCCAGGATCTCTTCGATATGGGTCGCGAACTGCCGGCTGGTGGGCGACAGCTCCTGAATCACCTGATTGGCGCCCGAGGCGCGCAGCTCCTCCCCGTGGGCCTCGTCATAGGCGCGGGCGATCACCCGCATATCCGGGAAGATGTAGTGGACCAGGGCGACCAGCCGCAAGGTGGCGGCGGGGTCGTCGAGGCAGACCGCGATCGCGCGCGCGGACTGGAGATGCAGCGCCTCCAGCATGTCCGGGCGTGTGACGTCGCCGAAGACGATGGGGATTCCCTCCGCCGCGGCGCTTTCCACCTTGCGGCTGTTGGCGTCGACGGCGATGTAGGGCGCGCCCTTCTCCTTCATCTGGCGGGCCAGATCGCGGCCCAGCCGGCCGAACCCGGCGATCACGATGTGCCCCTCCAGGTCTGCGGTGATCTCGTCGTTCGCGGGTCTGGAGTAGCGCTTCCTCTCGCACCAGCCCTGGACGCGCCGCCCCAGGCCCGCCAGCAGCGGCGTCAGCAACATGGTGATGGCCACAGCGATGCCGCATGCCTGGGCGATCTCCTGCGGAACAAGACCCGCCATGGCGCCCGCGGCCAGGATCACGAAGGAGAACTCGCCCGCCTGGGAGAGCAGGAGGGAAAAGCGCAAGGCCTCCCCCACCGTCAGGCGCGCGGTGGCGCCCACCAGCAGCAGCAACGCCGCCTTCAGGCCCAGGATGCCCGCCGTGGCGCCCAAGGTGCTCCAGGGGTTGGCCCAGGCGTAGCCGGGATCCAGCGCCATGCCCACCGAAAGAAAGAAGAGGCCCAGCAACAGCATGCGGAAGGGCAGGATGTCGGCGGCGATCTGATGTCGGTAGCGGGTGTCGGCGAGAAGCATGCCGGCGACGAACGCGCCGAGCCCCATGCCCAACTCCACGAAGTCGGTGAAGATCGCGCTGCCCAGGACCACCATCAGCGTAAAGGCGGTGAAGACCTCCGGCGAGCCGATCGCCGCGATGTAGCGGAACAGGGAAGAGAGCAGATAGCGCCCGAAAAGCACGAAGGCCAGCATCGCCACGGTCATCTTGCCGGTCAGCAGCGCCAGTTCGCTCCAGGCGATGGATTGGGAGCGCTCGACGATGGAGATCAAGACCAGGATCAGCGCAACGGCCAGGTCCTGCGCCAGCAGCACCGCCACCGCCGTACGCCCCATGCGGCTCGAGACCTCCCGGCTTTCCGAGAGCAGACGCAGCACCAGGGCCGTCGAGGAAAGTGAGAGTGCGGCGGCCACGACCACGGCCGCCGTCCCGCCCAGCCCATAGAGCCAGAGCAGCAGTGAGAGCGCCGCCGTCGTAAGCAGAATCTGCGAAAGGCCGTTCAGCGCCATCTGGTTGCGCAGCGTTCTCAGGCGCTGCAACGGCAGTTCCAAGCCGACGGTGAAGAGCAGGAACACAACCCCCAACTCGGCCAGCAGGTCGATCGTGGCGTTGTGCCCGATGAGGCCGAAGGCGTGCGGCCCGATGAGGGTGCCGGCGAGCAGGTAGCCCAGCACCACGGAGGTGCGCAGCAAACGCGACGCCGCCGCCGCCGCGATGGCCGCCGCCAGGATCACCACAACGTCCTGGAGATGTGAGCCCGCTTCCATGCCTGCCTTGCCTCGTCCCGCCTCGCCGCGCTCGAACCGGGTGAATCGCTTCTGAAGAAAGATCGCCTTTCAGAGTACCTTCAAGACTTCATTTTTCGCCAGTTTTCCCGTAAAAAGGAGTGAAAGAATAATAGAGTACAATTCTTCACAATGATCTGGCGGAGCAAAGCGGGTGTTCCGTAGATTAGAATCGGCCGCGTTTTTGGGGGGGCCGTTAAGGTAGGGTGTTATCATGCGACTGATCGATATTCTGGTGGGCAACCGCCATGTCTCCCGTGACTCGGCGATGCAAGCCCTTGAGCGGCAGCACAGTGAGGGCGGATCGGCGACCCGCCACATGGTCAGCGAGGGAACGCTGGACGACCGGGTGGCGCGCGACGTCATGGCCGACCTGCCGCGCGAGCCCGAAACGCTGGAGGAGTTGGGCCTGCGCCAGTCCCTGCTGCTCGAGCTGCTGCTCAAGACCATCTACGTGCGCAAGGTGGAGACGGCGCTCGATCTGGCGGCCAACCTCTGCATCAACTATTCCATCGTGAAGACGCTGCTGGACGAGGCCATTGAGCGCAAGCTGCTGCACATCATCGGCATGTCCAGCGCCGGCATGTCCGAGCAACTGCGCTACGCCATGACGCCCGACGGTCGGGACATGGTGCGCGAAGCCTACCATCGCAACAGCTACGTCGGCCCGGCGCCGATTCCCATGAAGGAGTTCGCCGCGCGCGCCCGGCGCCAGACCATCCGCAGCAACCGCGTTACCGCCGAGGAACTACGCGAGGCCATGCGCGGTGCCGTCCTGCCGCGCGGCTTCGTCAAGAAGGTCGGCCCGGCCGTCAACCTGGGCGAAGCGGTCCTGGTCTACGGCCCGCCGGGCAACGGTAAGACACTGCTCGCCTCACAGATCGGCACGGTGTTCAAGGACTGCGTCCTCCTGCCCTATGCCTTGGAGATCGACTCCGAGATCATCAAGTTCTACGACCCTTCGATCCATCAGGACGTCTCGATCAGCGGCGAGATCGGCGGCGGCGAACTGGACGAGCGGGAGAGCTATGGGCGGCTCGATCAACGCTGGGTCGCCTGCCGCCGTCCGCTGGTCATCTCCGGCGGCGAGCTGACGCTGGAAATGCTCGACCTCGCCTACAACGAGGCGACCGGCTTCTATGACGCGCCCTTGCACATGAAGGCGGTTAACGGCGTCATGCTGATCGACGATTTCGGGCGCCAGCTGGTCTCGGCCAAGGACCTGCTGAACCGCTGGATCATGCCGCTGGAAAAGGGCGTGGACTACCTGAAACTCCACACCGGCAAGTCTTTCGAGGTGCCCTTCGACGAGCTGGTGGTCTTCTCCACCAACCTGCGGCCGATCGACATCATGGACGCTGCCTTCCTGCGCCGCGTGCCCTACAAGATCCATATCGAGGCGCCGACCAAGGAGCACTTCCTCTCGATCCTGGACAAGGAGGCCGAGGCCGCCGGCCTCACCTTCACCGAGCAGCAGCGGGAGGGCATCTATCAGGCGATCATGGCCATGCCCTACGTGGCGCTGGCGGCCTATCAGCCGCGCTTCATCGTCAACCAGATCCTGGCACAGTGTAAGTTCCTGGGCATCGAGTCCGAGGTGAATCAGGATCTGATCGACGCCGCGCTGGAGAACCTGACCATCGAGGACGAGGGCGAGCAGTCGCCGAGCTTCCAATGAGGTTCCAGCTCCCCGGATAGCAGCGCCCCGGATAGTGGCGCCCGGCCCGATGCGCAGGCTCCTCAGAACAGCGTGCAGCGGCCGATGGTGATGGTCGGGGCGACCTCCGCCGTGTCGGGCCCTTCGACATAGCCGTTGGGTGAGACCAGCATGAAGCGGTTGGTCTCCGTGTTCATCCGGAAGAAGAACTTGCTGGCGAAGGCGTAGGCCCCGAATTCGCACTGGAGCGTGGCGAAGACCTCGCGCGCCTGACACTGCAGCACCGGCCAATCCTTGCCGTATTCGCTGAGGCTGTAGACGAGGCGCATGGGCAGGTCGCCGTCCTCGAAATCGAGCGCCCCGTCCCCCGGCGGCGCGCCTTCTTCCGCCAGCCCCTCTTCCGCCAGCCCCTCTTCCGCCTTACGGGCCCGCTGCTCGGCGAGCGCGCCATAGTCCACGATCTGCCGCGTGGCGAAGACCCACTTCATCTCCTCCGACGGAAAGCCCGCCTCTCGCCAGTCGGCGGTCTCGGCATCGAAGCGGAAGCCGGTCGTCTTCTCCCCCTCGCACAACCAGCGGGGCCCCTCGAGGGCCTGGGCGCTCTCGCCCCAGAATAAAGCGAGCAATGCAATAAGAAACAACCTCATGCGCCCTAGAATGGCAGAGCAGGCGCGAAGAGCAAGCCAATCGAGGCCGTTTGCGCAGGAACGCCAGAGGCCTTGCTCCGCCCCTTCAGGGGCAGTCGGATACCCAGGCGTCATCCTTCTCGTAGCCGAGGGCGACCAGCAGGTCCGCATGACGTTTGGCGAAATACTCGGCCTCGCGCCGACCGAAATGGTTACGCCAATCTCCGGGAAGGCCCTTTCGATAGTGGTGTTTGGGATCCTCCTCGCCCATCTGGCGCTGGCCGGCGAGCCGCTCGAAGGAATGGCTGCGAACGCAATCCAACAGCCGGTCGAGTTGTAGATCGCTGTTCAAGACCCGATAGGTGACCTGTCCGCCCTTCTCTACGCGCG harbors:
- a CDS encoding VUT family protein; translation: MAAAKNPLLLLLPPVIAMALVIVLSNELVQHPINDWLTWGAFSYPIAFLVTDTTNRLLGAGSARRVVYVGFALGVALSLLVDLRIAIASGSAFLVAQLLDVWVFDRLRRQTWWKAPLVSSLLGSAVDTALFFSLAFAATGLPWVTWALGDFGAKLFMAATLLPVFRLIVAYYPDRLRHA
- a CDS encoding phosphatidylcholine/phosphatidylserine synthase produces the protein MSELDKKPKLAIRQLIPSLVTVLALCAGLTSMRLGIEGRYGTAVVMILLAAFLDGIDGRVARLLRGTTRFGAELDSLADFVNFGVAPALLVYVALLQGTGPAGWLAAMILAICCGLRLARFNVTSTDKSKPAWTGAYFTGVPAPAVGALALLPLFLDFLGVRIAEDLPFLIAVYLILIGLLAVSTLPTFSLKRQRVKREYVLPLLIVFAAFVGLLLTNPWLAMTFACLLYLSMLPVSYHAYRRQAREEAARD
- a CDS encoding phosphatidylserine decarboxylase gives rise to the protein MDMLKIVAVPIHREGVRFIAIFAAVAALLFLLWEPLGWLGAAATVWCYYFFRDPPRAVPQREGLVIAPADGVVCLVEEAVPPVELGLGEEPLMRVATFMNVFNCHVNRAPVPGEVTRIAYHPGKFLNASLDKASEENERNGLVIETAGGDSFGVVQIAGLVARRILCEVEEGVHLRAGQRFGLIRFGSRVDVYLPKGVAPLVSVGQTMVAGETVLADTKSKEAARAASLE
- a CDS encoding cation:proton antiporter, whose translation is MEAGSHLQDVVVILAAAIAAAAASRLLRTSVVLGYLLAGTLIGPHAFGLIGHNATIDLLAELGVVFLLFTVGLELPLQRLRTLRNQMALNGLSQILLTTAALSLLLWLYGLGGTAAVVVAAALSLSSTALVLRLLSESREVSSRMGRTAVAVLLAQDLAVALILVLISIVERSQSIAWSELALLTGKMTVAMLAFVLFGRYLLSSLFRYIAAIGSPEVFTAFTLMVVLGSAIFTDFVELGMGLGAFVAGMLLADTRYRHQIAADILPFRMLLLGLFFLSVGMALDPGYAWANPWSTLGATAGILGLKAALLLLVGATARLTVGEALRFSLLLSQAGEFSFVILAAGAMAGLVPQEIAQACGIAVAITMLLTPLLAGLGRRVQGWCERKRYSRPANDEITADLEGHIVIAGFGRLGRDLARQMKEKGAPYIAVDANSRKVESAAAEGIPIVFGDVTRPDMLEALHLQSARAIAVCLDDPAATLRLVALVHYIFPDMRVIARAYDEAHGEELRASGANQVIQELSPTSRQFATHIEEILAD